The following are encoded together in the Oncorhynchus nerka isolate Pitt River linkage group LG25, Oner_Uvic_2.0, whole genome shotgun sequence genome:
- the LOC115109077 gene encoding ras-related protein Rab-3B-like, whose translation MAKADQRFGQRDGSDQNFDYMFKLLIIGNSSVGKTSFLFRYADDSFSNSFVSTVGIDFKVKTVYRNDKRVKLQIWDTAGQERYRTITTAYYRGAMGFILMYDICNEESFNAVQDWATQIKTYSWDNAQVIMVGNKCDVGEERVVPTEKGKHLADQLGFEYYEASAKENINVRQVFERLVDIICVKMSERVDVEPPMVPGVKTTRLTDKPPQLPQKCTCA comes from the exons ATGGCGAAGGCAGACCAGCGCTTTGGGCAGAGAGATGGCTCCGACCAGAACTTTGACTACATGTTCAAGCTCCTCATcattggaaacagcagcgtgggAAAAACCAGCTTTCTGTTCCGCTACGCAGACGACTCGTTCAGCAACTCTTTCGTCAGCACAGTGGGCATCGACTTCAAAGTCAAGACTGTCTACAGGAATGACAAGAGGGTTAAGCTCCAGATATGG GATACAGCAGGACAGGAGAGGTACAGGACTATCACCACCGCTTACTACAGAGGAGCTATGGGCTTCATCCTCATGTACGACATCTGCAATGAAGAGTCCTTCAACGCTGTGCAGGACTG ggctaCCCAGATAAAAACCTATTCGTGGGATAACGCTCAGGTCATCATGGTGGGCAACAAGTGTGATGTGGGCGAGGAGAGGGTGGTGCCCACAGAGAAGGGGAAGCACTTGGCTGACCAATTAG GGTTCGAGTACTACGAGGCCAGCGCCAAGGAGAACATTAATGTCCGCCAGGTGTTTGAGCGGCTGGTCGACATCATCTGCGTCAAGATGTCCGAGCGAGTGGACGTGGAGCCGCCCATGGTCCCCGGTGTCAAGACTACCAGACTCACCGACAAGCCCCCCCAGTTACCTCAGAAGTGCACCTGTGCCTGA